A genomic stretch from Desulfobacterales bacterium includes:
- a CDS encoding helix-turn-helix domain-containing protein — protein MERAYILEASAVLTLKSFPREILEPTSVSTGWTSDRLPKLAAVRQKELANIEKRYINEVLERHKGRINEAAATAGISTRQLHKLMTKYGIHKEPFKT, from the coding sequence TTGGAGCGCGCCTACATTCTGGAGGCGTCAGCGGTGCTGACATTGAAAAGTTTTCCCAGGGAAATTCTCGAGCCGACTTCGGTTTCAACCGGATGGACGTCCGATCGGCTGCCGAAGCTGGCAGCGGTTCGACAAAAAGAACTGGCGAATATTGAAAAACGATATATTAATGAAGTATTAGAGCGGCACAAGGGAAGGATTAATGAGGCTGCTGCGACAGCAGGAATCAGTACCCGACAGCTTCATAAACTAATGACCAAATATGGCATTCACAAAGAACCCTTCAAAACATGA